The Elaeis guineensis isolate ETL-2024a chromosome 14, EG11, whole genome shotgun sequence genome has a segment encoding these proteins:
- the LOC105057277 gene encoding uncharacterized protein has product MEDTNRPCSRCRHCAGPLSKDMETSSWNVAPLIRDSFSMIGSAVGGTASAFYGFNHAMPVVRRWVKGPMWLHFLIGAPPVIVFSSACAGLAGGALPAFAQLVSSSYHAAMSSSSLAHSSSQDDNMHKTRNSSPL; this is encoded by the exons ATGGAGGATACGAATCGCCCTTGCTCGAGATGCCGTCACTGCGCTGGGCCTCTCTCCAAGGACATG GAAACAAGCAGTTGGAACGTGGCGCCACTGATCCGAGACAGCTTTTCCATG ATTGGTTCTGCTGTTGGAGGAACAGCAAGCGCATTCTATGGATTTAATCATG CTATGCCTGTTGTCAGAAGGTGGGTGAAGGGGCCTATGTGGTTACATTTCCTTATTGGT GCTCCACCTGTAATTGTCTTCTCTTCTGCATGTGCTGGATTGGCAG GTGGTGCACTGCCAGCTTTCGCTCAACTGGTCTCTTCATCATATCATGCAGCCATGTCATCATCCTCTCTGGCACATTCCTCCTCCCAGGATGATAACATGCACAAAACAAGAAACTCCTCCCCTCTGTAA
- the LOC105057276 gene encoding myb-related protein 2 produces MYHHQHHQGPSNLLSSRATFPPERHLFLQGGSVPGESGLVLSTDAKPRLKWTPELHERFIEAVNQLGGPDKATPKTVMRLMGIPGLTLYHLKSHLQKYRLSKSLQAQANTGTTKNVVGGTLAPDRTAEGNGSLISNTTAASQTNKTMQIGEALQMQIEVQRRLHEQLEVQRHLQLRIEAQGKYLQSVLEKAQETLGKQNFGSAGLEAAKVQLSELVSKVSNECLNTAFPGLQEIPGLHTVQAHAAQFADCSVDSCLTSCEGSQKEQERYNVCMGTYLGNSHPCLQQFKADTGLEQAHLAWHGDLKEQKTFSLSIVRDSEANFFPVQRDSRTLSMNIKAEREKVDNSTVSDARRKERDGKEAFLKPNSKRPAVLQGKGKESNGFGLPTLTTQLDLNAHEQNDDPPNCKEFDLNGLSWS; encoded by the exons ATgtatcatcatcaacatcatcaagGTCCTAGCAACCTCCTTTCTTCTAGGGCAACCTTTCCTCCAGAGAGGCATTTGTTTTTACAAGGTGGAAGTGTTCCTGGAGAGTCAGGACTAGTTCTCTCAACTGATGCGAAGCCTAGATTGAAATGGACTCCTGAGCTCCATGAACGTTTTATAGAGGCAGTCAATCAACTCGGCGGACCAGATA AGGCTACTCCAAAAACAGTCATGAGGCTCATGGGGATTCCAGGACTAACTTTGTATCACCTAAAAAGCCATCTGCAG AAATATAGGCTTAGTAAAAGTCTCCAAGCTCAAGCTAATACTGGAACTACCAAGAATG TTGTAGGTGGCACACTTGCACCAGATAGGACAGCTGAAGGTAATGGATCACTAATAAGCAATACTACTGCTGCATCCCAGACAAACAA AACCATGCAGATAGGTGAAGCACTTCAGATGCAAATTGAAGTTCAGAGAAGACTGCACGAACAACTTGAG GTGCAAAGACACTTACAGCTTCGGATAGAGGCACAGGGAAAGTATTTACAGTCAGTGCTAGAGAAGGCCCAGGAGACTCTTGGGAAGCAGAATTTCGGTTCGGCAGGGCTGGAAGCTGCCAAAGTGCAACTCTCTGAACTGGTCTCTAAAGTCTCAAATGAATGTCTTAACACCGCATTTCCAGGTCTGCAAGAAATTCCTGGCCTTCATACCGTGCAAGCACATGCAGCCCAATTTGCTGATTGTTCTGTGGATAGTTGTTTAACCTCATGCGAAGGATCCCAAAAGGAACAAGAAAGATATAATGTCTGTATGGGTACCTATCTCGGCAATTCACACCCATGCCTGCAACAATTCAAAGCAGATACTGGGCTTGAACAGGCTCATCTTGCATGGCATGGAGATTTGAAAGAGCAAAAGACATTCTCTCTATCTATTGTACGAGATTCAGAAGCAAACTTTTTCCCAGTCCAGAGGGACTCTAGAACCTTATCAATGAACATCAAGGctgaaagagagaaagtagacaACAGCACTGTTTCTGATGCACGgcgaaaagaaagagatggcaaGGAGGCTTTTCTTAAACCAAACAGCAAGAGACCTGCAGTTCTACAAGGGAAGGGAAAGGAGTCAAATGGGTTTGGCCTGCCAACTTTAACAACTCAACTGGATCTAAACGCCCATGAACAGAATGATGATCCTCCAAATTGCAAAGAGTTTGATTTAAATGGCCTCAGTTGGAGCTGA